Proteins co-encoded in one Pyxidicoccus xibeiensis genomic window:
- a CDS encoding peptidoglycan recognition protein family protein, with translation MSVRLPPASTTSRTTQTTKTTAAAATTVTAPAAGLRKGDEGPKVKQLQDALVKLGYLTKAQAATGPGSFGLKTEAAVKKFQADKKLPTTGFYGEQTAAALKKALADAAGPVKPPTTTPPKPGTFAKPPVISAPSPNQDSRGGTDIDTIVLHHTASNDGKADMAWMRNPKSKVSAHYMVDRDGKIYQLVGDDKRAWHAGKGELHGVPSDINSRSIGIELVNDGSGKTAFTEAQYKALTQLTGHLKQKYEVPLKNIVGHADVAVPKGRKNDPAPNFDWNRLRKGVS, from the coding sequence ATGAGCGTCCGTCTCCCCCCGGCTTCCACGACGTCCCGCACCACCCAGACCACCAAGACGACCGCCGCTGCGGCCACCACCGTCACCGCGCCCGCCGCGGGCCTGCGCAAGGGCGACGAGGGGCCCAAGGTGAAGCAGCTCCAGGACGCCCTGGTGAAGCTGGGCTACCTGACGAAGGCCCAGGCGGCCACGGGCCCCGGCAGCTTCGGCCTCAAGACGGAAGCGGCCGTGAAGAAGTTCCAGGCCGACAAGAAGCTGCCCACCACCGGCTTCTACGGTGAGCAGACGGCCGCGGCGCTGAAGAAGGCGCTGGCCGACGCGGCCGGGCCGGTGAAGCCGCCCACCACCACGCCCCCCAAGCCGGGCACCTTCGCCAAGCCGCCCGTCATCAGCGCGCCCTCGCCCAACCAGGACTCGCGTGGCGGCACGGACATCGACACCATCGTCCTGCACCACACGGCGTCCAACGACGGCAAGGCCGACATGGCGTGGATGCGCAACCCGAAGAGCAAGGTGTCCGCGCACTACATGGTGGACCGCGACGGGAAGATCTACCAGCTCGTCGGGGACGACAAGCGCGCGTGGCACGCGGGCAAGGGCGAGCTGCACGGCGTGCCCTCCGACATCAACTCGCGCTCCATCGGCATCGAGCTGGTGAACGACGGCAGCGGCAAGACGGCCTTCACCGAGGCGCAGTACAAGGCCCTCACCCAGCTGACCGGCCACCTGAAGCAGAAGTACGAGGTGCCCCTGAAGAACATCGTCGGCCACGCCGACGTCGCCGTGCCCAAGGGCCGCAAGAACGACCCGGCGCCCAACTTCGACTGGAACCGGCTGCGCAAGGGCGTCTCCTGA
- a CDS encoding PLP-dependent cysteine synthase family protein produces MRPPCRPLPADGRFLQAVGPTPLVPVRLDPEGPTIWCKLEFLNPSGSTKDRIARYMLEKAWRLGELSPGGEVVEASSGSTSIALALACAQMGLRFTAVMPEGVTGERVLTIRAYGGEVELVPRETGVRGAIVRAEELARERKAFAPRQFENPDNAEAHRVWTGQEILSQIPGGLVHGVVSGVGTGGTVVGLYQAFAEAGCPVTPFVARPIAGLGCDIECCSFSPRVPGVVDGMSKLYRDADMPGRVELDVSDELAMRTARALIRRGFPVGPSSGLNYVAAVEAAKRLGPGSQVVTVFPDRMERYFSTELIQQPKPAQAS; encoded by the coding sequence ATGCGCCCTCCCTGTCGCCCGCTCCCCGCGGATGGCCGTTTCCTCCAGGCCGTGGGTCCCACGCCGCTGGTGCCCGTCCGGTTGGACCCGGAAGGCCCCACCATCTGGTGCAAGCTGGAGTTCCTCAACCCCAGCGGCTCCACGAAGGACCGCATCGCCCGCTACATGCTGGAGAAGGCGTGGCGCCTGGGCGAGCTGAGCCCCGGGGGCGAGGTGGTGGAGGCCTCCAGCGGCTCGACGAGCATCGCCCTGGCGCTGGCCTGCGCGCAGATGGGGCTGCGCTTCACCGCGGTGATGCCGGAGGGTGTCACCGGCGAGCGCGTGCTCACCATCCGCGCCTACGGCGGCGAGGTGGAGCTGGTGCCGCGCGAGACGGGCGTGCGCGGCGCGATTGTCCGGGCGGAGGAGCTTGCCCGCGAGCGCAAGGCATTTGCCCCGCGCCAGTTCGAGAACCCCGACAACGCCGAGGCGCACCGGGTGTGGACGGGGCAGGAAATCCTCTCGCAGATTCCAGGCGGGCTGGTGCACGGCGTGGTGAGCGGCGTGGGCACGGGCGGCACCGTGGTGGGCCTGTACCAGGCCTTCGCGGAGGCCGGCTGCCCGGTGACGCCCTTCGTGGCGCGGCCCATCGCCGGGCTGGGCTGCGACATCGAGTGCTGCAGCTTCAGCCCGCGGGTGCCGGGCGTGGTGGACGGCATGTCCAAGCTGTACCGCGACGCGGACATGCCCGGGCGGGTGGAGCTGGACGTGTCGGACGAGCTGGCCATGCGCACCGCGCGCGCCCTCATCCGCCGGGGCTTCCCGGTGGGCCCATCCTCCGGCCTCAACTACGTCGCCGCCGTGGAGGCGGCGAAGCGCCTGGGCCCGGGCTCGCAGGTGGTGACGGTGTTCCCGGACCGGATGGAGCGCTACTTCTCCACCGAGCTCATCCAGCAGCCGAAGCCCGCCCAGGCCTCCTGA
- a CDS encoding TolC family protein, which yields MSRRLATAALGLAAALLLPRSGAAQSPELTLEDALALARQRAPALVDAAGRVEEAAGPVAGAASLLRDNPTVELEAGPRRLSDGSRGLDLSVGLVQPLELGGKQGARRASARAGLAHETSQRKDTERRVLGEVASIFLRALHARARLALAREAEASALSTSQSTQRRFEAGDVPVVDVNVARVALARARAAVAGAEADAASLLHLLRALLGLGLARPLDVRGELRTLAVPPVTPPADGTVRPDLQALEAELAQARAELRLGRSAAWPDVEVGVRYQREVDESAILGTLGVPLPLFSRGEEARVTGEARVRRLQAALDAARATLEVYVEAARVQHHKRVEALELLEREALPLLADNESLARRSYDAGEMGLAEFLLVRRDTLEARSDYLDSLLEAALARVQLAVETGALP from the coding sequence ATGTCCCGTCGTCTCGCGACGGCAGCCCTCGGGCTCGCCGCCGCCCTGCTCCTGCCGCGCTCCGGCGCGGCGCAGTCACCTGAGCTCACACTCGAAGATGCGCTGGCCCTGGCCCGCCAGCGCGCCCCCGCGTTGGTAGACGCCGCGGGCCGCGTCGAAGAGGCCGCCGGGCCCGTGGCGGGCGCGGCGTCCCTGCTGCGCGACAACCCCACCGTCGAGCTGGAGGCCGGGCCGCGAAGGCTGTCGGACGGCTCGCGCGGCCTGGACCTGTCCGTGGGGCTCGTCCAGCCGCTGGAGCTGGGCGGCAAGCAGGGCGCCCGCAGAGCGTCCGCGCGCGCGGGCCTGGCCCACGAGACGTCCCAGCGGAAGGACACGGAGCGCCGCGTGCTGGGCGAGGTGGCCTCCATCTTCCTGCGCGCGCTGCATGCCCGGGCGCGGCTGGCGCTGGCGCGCGAGGCCGAGGCGTCCGCGCTGAGCACCTCGCAGTCCACGCAGCGGCGCTTCGAGGCGGGAGACGTGCCCGTGGTGGACGTCAACGTGGCGCGCGTGGCGCTCGCCCGCGCCCGCGCGGCGGTGGCCGGCGCGGAGGCAGACGCGGCGTCCCTGCTGCACCTCCTGCGCGCGCTGCTGGGACTCGGCCTGGCGCGGCCCCTGGACGTGCGCGGCGAGCTGCGGACCCTGGCCGTCCCGCCGGTGACGCCGCCGGCGGACGGTACGGTGCGCCCGGACCTCCAGGCGCTGGAGGCGGAGCTGGCCCAGGCCCGCGCCGAGCTGCGCCTGGGCCGAAGCGCCGCCTGGCCCGACGTCGAGGTGGGCGTGCGCTACCAGCGCGAGGTGGACGAGTCCGCCATCCTGGGCACCCTCGGCGTGCCGCTGCCCCTCTTCTCTCGGGGAGAGGAAGCGCGCGTGACGGGCGAGGCCCGCGTGCGCCGCCTGCAGGCCGCGCTGGACGCGGCCCGGGCCACGCTGGAGGTCTACGTGGAAGCCGCACGTGTCCAGCACCACAAGCGGGTGGAAGCGCTGGAGCTGCTGGAGCGAGAGGCCCTGCCGCTGCTGGCCGACAATGAGTCGCTCGCACGCAGGTCCTATGATGCCGGGGAGATGGGGCTCGCCGAGTTCCTCCTCGTCCGCCGTGACACGCTCGAAGCCCGAAGTGACTACCTGGACAGCCTGCTCGAGGCTGCCCTCGCCCGTGTGCAGCTCGCCGTGGAGACTGGAGCCCTGCCATGA
- a CDS encoding DUF2378 family protein, translating to MPAEKLIFAQSVEALFVRALGPHLTREGRQNLKAVGLDLSEPLRPHYTVEQWRGFLRVAARDVYPALPPHEACFELGARYLQGFRQTAVGRASMSLVTQLGPLRTLERVPYNVRAGNNFNEVRVEESTQDSATLWMKDVTADNPYFAAGFLAETLRCAGAGQVQVEPIAFDGTAATFRLTWARVAARRTPAVYRPGA from the coding sequence ATGCCGGCCGAGAAGCTCATCTTCGCGCAATCCGTGGAAGCCCTCTTCGTGCGAGCGTTGGGTCCCCACCTCACGCGGGAGGGTCGTCAGAATCTGAAGGCGGTGGGACTGGATTTGTCCGAGCCGCTGCGCCCCCACTACACGGTGGAGCAGTGGCGGGGCTTCCTCCGCGTGGCCGCGCGGGATGTGTACCCCGCGCTGCCGCCGCACGAGGCCTGCTTCGAGCTGGGCGCGCGCTACCTGCAGGGTTTCCGGCAGACGGCGGTGGGCCGGGCGAGCATGTCGCTCGTCACGCAGCTGGGGCCGCTGCGCACGCTGGAGCGGGTGCCCTACAACGTGCGCGCCGGCAACAACTTCAACGAGGTGCGGGTGGAGGAGTCCACGCAGGACTCCGCCACGCTGTGGATGAAGGACGTCACGGCGGACAACCCGTACTTCGCCGCCGGCTTCCTCGCGGAGACGCTGCGGTGCGCGGGCGCGGGGCAGGTGCAGGTGGAGCCCATCGCCTTCGACGGCACGGCCGCCACCTTCCGTCTCACCTGGGCGCGCGTCGCCGCGCGCCGCACGCCGGCCGTGTACCGCCCGGGGGCGTGA
- a CDS encoding hybrid sensor histidine kinase/response regulator, whose translation MTSKPAVILNVNDDVASRYVTSRVLGLAGFRVVEAGTGREALALVDEHTDLVILDVRLPDISGLEVCRRMKAAPRTHNVLVLHLSAQAVGPGDRAMGLEHGADGYLVAPVDPEELVAQVHALLRLRKAEREVRALSQEVEHQRRLLEMAISNAAEPIILYDGTGRVVFANQALYAARGAHSVHGPGKTLDGMLAEDPSLESYTRLVREALRTGQVQRGSIVVTSSNQGLRHYDFVISPSVGPGGEVVAVMSSSRDVTEERSAEEFREQFIGMLGHDLRNPLNALSMSAQQLQRRGGLDERQAMLTSRILTSADRMDRMIRQLLDFARARLGGGIPVVRVPGDIFDVVRRTLDELRASHPGRVLLLEVKGDGRGEWDTDRLEQALGNLVANALKYSPADGPVQVQVDADEQAAVVRVHNGGPPIPTEELPHVFSAWRRGKRARSEAGTAGGLGLGLYITSQIVRGHGGDVQVSSSAEGGTTFTVRLPR comes from the coding sequence ATGACTTCCAAGCCCGCGGTCATCCTGAACGTCAATGACGACGTCGCCAGCCGGTACGTGACTTCCCGCGTGCTGGGACTGGCCGGCTTCCGTGTGGTGGAGGCGGGCACCGGGCGCGAGGCGCTCGCGCTGGTGGACGAGCACACGGACCTCGTCATCCTCGACGTGCGCCTGCCGGACATCAGCGGGCTGGAGGTGTGTCGGCGGATGAAGGCGGCGCCGCGCACCCACAACGTGCTGGTGCTGCACCTGTCCGCGCAGGCGGTGGGGCCGGGAGACCGGGCCATGGGCCTGGAGCATGGCGCGGACGGCTACCTGGTGGCCCCGGTGGACCCGGAGGAGCTGGTGGCCCAGGTCCACGCGCTCTTGCGGCTGCGCAAGGCGGAGCGCGAGGTGCGCGCGCTGTCGCAGGAGGTGGAGCACCAGCGCCGGCTGCTGGAGATGGCCATCTCCAACGCGGCGGAGCCCATCATCCTCTATGACGGCACCGGCCGCGTCGTCTTCGCCAACCAGGCCCTGTACGCGGCGCGCGGCGCCCACTCCGTGCACGGCCCCGGCAAGACGCTGGACGGGATGCTCGCCGAGGACCCCTCGCTGGAGTCGTACACCCGGCTCGTGCGCGAGGCGCTGCGCACGGGGCAGGTGCAGCGCGGCTCCATCGTCGTGACGTCGTCGAACCAGGGCCTGCGGCACTACGACTTCGTGATTTCGCCCTCGGTGGGCCCTGGCGGCGAGGTGGTGGCGGTGATGTCCTCCTCGCGCGACGTCACCGAGGAGCGCAGCGCGGAGGAGTTCCGCGAGCAGTTCATCGGCATGCTCGGGCACGACCTGCGCAACCCGCTCAACGCCCTGTCCATGTCCGCGCAGCAGCTGCAGCGCCGGGGCGGGCTGGACGAGCGCCAGGCCATGCTCACCAGCCGCATCCTCACCAGCGCGGACCGGATGGACCGGATGATCCGCCAGCTGCTGGACTTCGCCCGGGCGCGGCTGGGCGGCGGCATCCCCGTGGTGCGCGTGCCGGGGGACATCTTCGACGTGGTGCGCCGCACGCTGGACGAGCTGCGCGCCAGCCACCCCGGCCGGGTGCTGCTCCTGGAGGTGAAGGGGGACGGCCGGGGCGAGTGGGACACGGACCGGCTGGAGCAGGCCCTGGGCAACCTGGTGGCCAACGCGCTGAAGTACAGCCCGGCGGACGGCCCCGTGCAGGTGCAGGTGGACGCGGACGAACAGGCCGCGGTGGTCCGCGTCCACAACGGGGGCCCTCCCATCCCCACCGAGGAGCTGCCGCACGTCTTCAGCGCCTGGCGCCGGGGCAAGCGCGCCCGCTCGGAGGCCGGCACGGCCGGTGGCCTGGGGCTCGGACTGTACATCACCTCACAGATTGTCCGTGGCCATGGGGGGGACGTGCAGGTCTCTTCCAGTGCGGAGGGTGGGACGACCTTCACGGTCCGTCTGCCCCGATGA
- a CDS encoding efflux RND transporter periplasmic adaptor subunit: MKPIHALLLILLLAACLLLMLAGCKSEPVAHTDDHSHEEGAGHEASGDGHDERAVHIASEMLRDLRVTTARVGVRPGGESVTILGELTFSENAYAEVASPISARVGTVFVTTGQQVKEGDKLAELRSPELGKARAALQGAQARATAARQAAERKRALAEERIVAQKDVQAAEADAAAVESEVAAARAELTALGASDEGTPGFVLRAPLSGTVVEREARMGQMADPSQTLFRIGDLTSLWLIVHAFERDAVRIQRGSTARITFAAFPGKEITARVGHVGQRVDAASRTIPVRLELDNSEGLLRPGMSASASLPLGGPGAAITTVPAAALQRLEGGWVAFLPTNTRGVFERREVGRGRTLGGEVEVLSGLKAGEMVVVEGAFLLKAEVEKSTGGGEGHHAH; the protein is encoded by the coding sequence ATGAAGCCCATCCATGCACTCCTGCTCATCCTGCTGCTGGCCGCCTGCCTGTTGCTGATGCTGGCGGGCTGCAAGTCGGAGCCGGTGGCACACACGGACGACCACTCGCACGAGGAGGGTGCGGGGCACGAGGCCTCCGGCGACGGCCATGACGAGCGCGCCGTCCACATCGCCTCCGAGATGCTGCGCGACTTGCGCGTCACCACCGCCCGCGTGGGCGTGCGCCCCGGTGGGGAGAGCGTCACCATCCTGGGTGAGCTGACCTTCAGCGAGAATGCCTATGCCGAGGTGGCGTCGCCCATCTCCGCGCGCGTGGGCACCGTCTTCGTCACCACCGGCCAGCAGGTGAAGGAGGGAGACAAGCTCGCCGAGCTGCGCAGCCCCGAGCTGGGCAAGGCGCGCGCCGCCCTCCAGGGCGCCCAGGCCCGCGCCACCGCCGCGCGCCAGGCCGCCGAGCGCAAGCGCGCCCTCGCGGAGGAGCGCATCGTCGCGCAGAAGGACGTGCAGGCCGCCGAGGCCGACGCCGCCGCCGTCGAGTCCGAGGTCGCCGCGGCCCGCGCGGAGCTGACGGCCCTGGGCGCCAGCGACGAGGGCACGCCGGGCTTCGTGCTGCGCGCGCCCCTGTCCGGCACCGTGGTGGAGCGCGAGGCGCGGATGGGGCAGATGGCGGACCCCTCGCAGACGCTGTTCCGCATCGGCGACCTCACGTCGCTGTGGCTCATCGTCCACGCCTTCGAGCGCGACGCCGTGCGCATCCAGCGCGGCTCCACCGCGCGCATCACCTTCGCCGCCTTCCCGGGCAAGGAAATCACCGCCCGGGTGGGCCACGTGGGACAGCGCGTGGACGCCGCCTCGCGCACCATCCCCGTGCGGCTGGAGCTGGACAACTCGGAGGGGCTGCTGCGTCCGGGCATGTCCGCGTCGGCCTCTCTGCCCCTGGGCGGCCCGGGCGCCGCCATCACCACCGTGCCGGCGGCGGCGCTCCAGCGGCTGGAGGGCGGCTGGGTGGCCTTCCTGCCCACCAATACGCGCGGCGTGTTCGAGCGGCGCGAGGTGGGCCGGGGCCGCACGCTCGGCGGCGAGGTGGAGGTGCTGTCGGGCCTCAAGGCCGGAGAGATGGTGGTGGTGGAGGGTGCCTTCCTCCTCAAGGCCGAGGTGGAGAAGTCCACCGGCGGAGGAGAAGGCCATCATGCGCACTGA